The nucleotide window CAAATTATAATATAAACGATTTTTCTTTGTTTTTAAAACCCAGGGTATGGGGCTAAGCGAGCGGCTTAAGCGGGCCGCACATGAGGCGGACGCCAAACCGGGGGCGCATGAGCGAAGCGATTTAAGGCAGGGTTTGACGCGGGGTGGCTGTGCGGCGGGGCCGCAGCCCTCGCACGTCCCATACCCAAAAGCCGCCCCGCAGGGGCAAAGCTTCGATAAACACCAAATTCCCGCCTGCGCAAGAATGTCAGCTTTTACTTTCGGGTGCAGGCGTCACGCCTGCCGCGAAAATCGGCGGCCTCAAGCCAGAGAAATCCTTTGCGCCAGCCGTATTATTCTGCTAATTTAATGAAATGCACTCCGCCGACCTCGTACCATTAATCGCAGGACTGATGATACTCGTCTCGAGCATGATTTCTCTTCGGTTCGGGATATCTGTTGCCGTTATCGAGATACTTATCGGCGTGCTCGCAGGCACAGCCGGGCTCGAGCCCGCTGACTGGATGATATACTTTGCCGGGTTTGGCGGCATAATACTCACCTTCCTTGCCGGAGCGGAGGTGGACTTAAAGCTCCTTAAGGAAAAATTCTCGCAAAGCCTGCTTATCGGCCTCGGTTCATTCGGAGTACCACTTGTCTTCACATTCATATACACGTACTTCTGGGCCGGATGGAGCTTAAACGCCTCTCTCATTGCCGGAGTGGCTATGAGCGAGACATCCATAGCAGTCGTCTACTCCGTGCTCCTCGAGACAGGGCTCATAAGAACGCAGACCGGAAAAACGCTCATGGCCGCGACATTTATCACCAACACCGGCACAGCGCTCATGCTAAGCATACTATTTGCCAAGCTCACGCTCTATATGTGGGTCTTTATCATCGTCTCGATAGGCGTCATATACCTCGCCACCAGGTTCTCGCACCTTGTATTCGAAAACCCCGTATTCAAGAACAAGGTCGTTGAGCCGGAACTGAAATACATATTCGCCCTTCTTTTGGTGTTCATATACTTCGCGAACCTCGGGGGCGGACACGCCATTTTACCTGCGTTTTTACTGGGTCTTTTCATGTCCAGGCATTTCGCGGAGGTAAAGACCGCGTCAAACGTCAAAGGCCGCATCCGCATCGTTGCGTTCTCGCTCATAACGCCGGTGTTCTTCATCGTCGTAGGCATGAAGGTGCAGCTCTTCGTGGTGCTTGGCGCGTTCGTGATGTTTTTCGAGCTCTTCATCATAAAGCAGGTATCGAAGTTCCTCGGCGTGTACTTCATCGCGAAAAAGATTTTTCCGCAGGGCGACGACATGTACTCTACCCTTCTACTTAGCACGGGCCTTACCTTCGGCCTCATAGCCCTGATGTTTGGCCTTAAGTCCGAGTACATAACCCAGACGCAGTACTCTGTGCTTACGGCAGTATTGATAGCGAGCGCTGTTGTGCCGACCTTCATCGCGCAGAAATGGTTCATGCCAAGGCACTTGGAAGACATCAACACCGCGCCAGATAAGGACGGAAAATAACATTATGATAATCGGCGTGCCAAAGGAAATAAAAGACAACGAGTACCGCGTAGCACTTATCCCGTCCGGTGCCAGGGCCCTCATAGAAGCAGGGCACGATGTGCTTATAGAGAAAAACGCAGGCACTGAGAGCGGCTTTCCTGACGAAGATTACTTAAGTATCGGCGCAAAAATAGTTGCTACGGCAAAAGAGGCGTACTCGGCCGACATGGTAGTGAAGGTAAAGGAGCCGCTCGAGAGCGAGTACGTATACCTAAGGCCCGGGCTCATACTCTTTACCTTCCTTCACCTCGCGTCCAATAGAAAGCTCCTCGACGAGCTCGTTTTAAAAAAGGTCTCGGCAATAGCCTACGAAACAGTCGAGACGCCGGATAAGAGACTTCCGATACTAAAACCCATGAGCGAGGTTGCGGGCAGGCTCTCTGTGCAGCTTGGCGCAGAGTACCTTATGCGCCACCACGGCGGCAGAGGCATACTTTTAGAGGGCGCAACAGGGGTAGAGCGCGGCTCGGTCGTCATAATAGGCGCGGGCATAGTCGGGCAAAACGCCGCAAAAACAGCGCTTGGATTAGGCGCGGATACGCTGGTACTCGACTCTAACCCCGACAAACTCGGGCATATAGAGGACATGTTCCTTGGCAGGATAAAAACGCTTATCTCCAACTCCCATAACATAGAGCACGCTGTAATGGGCGCGGACCTGCTTGTCGGCGCGGTGCACATACCCGGGGCAAGGACGCCTATACTGGTCAAAAAAGAGCTTGTGAAAAAGATGAAAAAAGGCTCTATAATCACGGATGTAGCCGTTGACCAGGGCGGTTGCGTCGAGACCATTCGCCCTACCACCCACTCCTCGCCAACCTATGTGGTAGACGGCGTCATACACTACGGTGTGGCCAATATGCCCGGGGCAGTGCCCCGGACCTCGACCATAGCGCTGACAAATGTCACCCTATCCTATCTTCTAAAACTCGCAAACCTCGGTGTGCAAAAGGCAGCTATGGAAGACAGCGCCATACTTTGCGGCATAAACACCCTAAACGGCAAGATCACGAACCGAAACCTGGCCGCCTCCTTTGGCCTGGAATACGCCGAGGCAAAAGGCCTTTTTTAGGGATTTATCCCCAAACCTTAAAATCTTTTAACCCCGTGAAAATTCGTGCTTTTTCCTTGACTAAGGGCCCTAAATAGGATACCTTTACAATTTAAACGTGCCCAAAGGTGCGGCAGGTCTTTTTTTGCTTTTTCAAGGGTGGTATTTACCCAATTTTACTATTCGGAGCGTTATTTTGAAGGAATCGGTTGGTCAGGAATTCGA belongs to Deltaproteobacteria bacterium and includes:
- a CDS encoding cation:proton antiporter codes for the protein MHSADLVPLIAGLMILVSSMISLRFGISVAVIEILIGVLAGTAGLEPADWMIYFAGFGGIILTFLAGAEVDLKLLKEKFSQSLLIGLGSFGVPLVFTFIYTYFWAGWSLNASLIAGVAMSETSIAVVYSVLLETGLIRTQTGKTLMAATFITNTGTALMLSILFAKLTLYMWVFIIVSIGVIYLATRFSHLVFENPVFKNKVVEPELKYIFALLLVFIYFANLGGGHAILPAFLLGLFMSRHFAEVKTASNVKGRIRIVAFSLITPVFFIVVGMKVQLFVVLGAFVMFFELFIIKQVSKFLGVYFIAKKIFPQGDDMYSTLLLSTGLTFGLIALMFGLKSEYITQTQYSVLTAVLIASAVVPTFIAQKWFMPRHLEDINTAPDKDGK
- the ald gene encoding alanine dehydrogenase, which translates into the protein MIIGVPKEIKDNEYRVALIPSGARALIEAGHDVLIEKNAGTESGFPDEDYLSIGAKIVATAKEAYSADMVVKVKEPLESEYVYLRPGLILFTFLHLASNRKLLDELVLKKVSAIAYETVETPDKRLPILKPMSEVAGRLSVQLGAEYLMRHHGGRGILLEGATGVERGSVVIIGAGIVGQNAAKTALGLGADTLVLDSNPDKLGHIEDMFLGRIKTLISNSHNIEHAVMGADLLVGAVHIPGARTPILVKKELVKKMKKGSIITDVAVDQGGCVETIRPTTHSSPTYVVDGVIHYGVANMPGAVPRTSTIALTNVTLSYLLKLANLGVQKAAMEDSAILCGINTLNGKITNRNLAASFGLEYAEAKGLF